Genomic segment of Acaryochloris thomasi RCC1774:
TCCAGTGCGCCCAGATCTACTACCGTTGAGAAGCTTTCGGGCAAGTCAGGCCCATCCAACTTGCCGTCTGGGTTGGAGGGCACCTGGAAGAGTACACTTCTTAGCTGATTGTCGATTTGCTCGTCATTCTTGTACTGAGCCTCGCCAGCTAGGGCAGAAGCCAATAGATCGATGCCGATCTCCTCCACCAGTGCCGGTTGTCCGATCGCCACGTTGAGCGGAACGGCAATTTCGACCTCATCCCCCACCAGCTCCACTTCTATCCCCTGTGCTTCAAAGGACTCTAGCTGCTCAGCAGAGAAGCGATCCGCCTCTGTCTCAATCTCAATTTCGCCATGAATCATGCTGTGGGCCCGGAAGCCAACGGTCGCAAATTCATTCGTAATGCTGGGATCAACGGTGGCATCATACCCTTCATAGGCATCTAAATCGATGCCCTGTGAAGGTAAGAATTCTTTGTAGGTAATGTATTGCTGCTCAGCACCGACGACTTTGCGGGCAATCTGGAACTTGGTTTCTTCGCCCAAAAAGTCGGGCAGCTCATCAACAATGCGATTATGTTCGCGCGCAAATAGCGTATGGATTGTCGTTAAAGGCAAGGACTGATTGGCTCGGACATCTCCGGCAATAATGCGCTGATCCGGCGTACCCATCAGCCTTCCGAAGAGATCCATTGTGGGTGCAGAGCTGGCATCCCCTCGAGCCTCAGCGGTGGGCAAGAACCCATCCTCAAGCAGCAGACGCGCTCCGTTGTTGCTCAAGTCGCCATCGACGGGGCCTTCTCTGAGCCATTCCAGTCGCTCTTCGCTGCCGCCGTAGATTGCCCAGCCATCAATGAAGGAACTGAGGACGTTCACCTGCTCTCGCGGCCCTGTCTCACCGGTTCCTGGTGCGGGCTGCGATCTCTGAAACCGAATGGAGCCAAAGTCGTTCTGAAATTCCTCTAGAGGATCGCCCGTATCGAAAGTGATGGGTGCATCTTCAGTACCTTCTTGCCTGAGACCGATGGTGTGATCAAGAAACTGTCCCCAATACCCAGCCCACTGAGTGACGCCATTTTCAGAAAATAGGTTGACCCCTTGGTCTGAGTAAATGCGATTGCTAATAAATCGAGGGTCTGGCCCTTCGACTTGTTCACTGATGCTGTCGGCGTAGTTCGTTTCAGTATTGCGGGAATAGTTTGTGTTGACCTGCCCGAGGGAGGGATCAGAGAGGTTATTGCCTGAACCGTCTAGGCTACGAATATCTAGCTCAAGGGTTCCACTGGGGCTAACGGTGTATTCGAGATCAAGGGTTGCGATCGCATCTCCTCTTCCTCGATCTTGGGTGTAGGCCGTTGCCTTGATTGCGAAGTCTCCGACACTGAGGCTACGACCTCTAAAGTCACCCTTGAGATCGCCAAACAGAGCGTAGGGAGCCACATTTTCAGTTCTGTTTCCAAAATTGGACTCAAACACCACACTCTCAACAGAATCAGCATCTGGATGTTTAGGGTTGACCCGGGCAATTAGGCTAAATCGTTTTAGATCAAGGTCATTTAAGTTGAGTTCAGGACTAGCACCTAAGTCTTCATAGCCTGCAACAACTTGATCTGTTTCTGCATCCACTAACGCAAATGTGAGCAGAGTAGAATCGGTATCGAGATTCATAAACAAATTGCCTCTAGGATTAACTAAATTATTGAGAATAGAGACAAGGTCTTTCTAGTATCAGTATATCTATTCTCTAATATTCTTGATCAGACGTAATAACCTTGTGTCTAAACTTTTTCTTGGTCTATAGGAAAGATGCCTTAATTGCAGAAGCTTCAAAATCTCAAAGCAGATATTTTTGGAGATCCCTAGACTTAGTCAGAAGATTATGCGATGCATATCTGCTAAGAAGCCTATATAAATCAAGCACTTCTCATAAAGCTAAAAAGTAAATATGTATTTTGAGTATTTCAATCAAAAGCCGCAGGAAACTAAAGTCGGCAAGGTTCACAAGATCTAATTTTCTTGCTTAGGAGAAAATTATCTCAAAAAAGAAATATTGTCAATGCGGCATTTCAAGGTATCTAACCAAACAGTTCACAGACACATTGATTAAATGTATTTCAAATTACTAAATATCTCATTTCCCTCTTGGAAATTTAGGTTAAGCGCTATGGAAAATGATGATTGTTAACACTAGGATTTACATATTCCTTTGCAGGAGCAAACTCTTAACAATAGATTTAGATGGAGGGGCTTTTTTCTGTAGAGGTTATGTGAGTTTTTGTGATGCTCATAGAGAAAAAGACTCTGCAGGCTGCTGAAAGGTAGAAAGATTGTCCACCTCTCTATACCTTTCAGCAGCTTGAACTCTGGCGTTTGCTTACCCGACGATTCCGCCTTGGCTCGGAGAAACCAGCTCAGCTCCAGGATTATCAGCAACTTTGAACACATTGCCCTGCAGATCCCCTGCCTCCACTAGAGAGTTGTCAGCAATGATGTCAGCCAGCGAGCGCTGGTAGCTGATTCCGAACCTCTTCTCAATCTGGTCTAAAGCCCGATCGTTTTTGTAGAAAAAGCGATCGCCATCCCTCAGCGCCTCAAACTGATCTTCCCAAAGGGCTGACTGTAGCTCACCAAATTCAGATCCCTTTAGATGCTCCTCAGATACCATGCCCACAAAGGCATCCACGTTATCAACATCGCCGTAGATGGCTTTCAACCGAGCGGCCAAAGTTGTTTTACGGATGCCGGTAACGGCCTGCGTTTGCCCTTCGCGGGTGCCTTGCTCAAGCTCAATCCCATTCTTATCGAGGATGGTGTCAAACCGCAAAATATCGGGGTCATTTAGGGGATCAAGCGGATCGATGTCAGGGTCATCAGGGAACTCATCGGTGGCCTCACCGGTAATGTCAGTAAAAGAGTCGATTCGCTCTAAGCCATAGGCTTCACGGAGGTCGTTATATAGGGGAATGCCATGATCTCTGGCCCGTTGAATATCAATCGCGCCCAAATCAAGGACTGTAGAGAAATTTCCAGGCACCCCAGGTCCATCCAGATCCTCTGACGGATTCGACGGCAACTGGAAGAGAATACTCCTGAGTTGATTATCAATTTGCTCATCGTTTTTATATTGGGGCCTAGCTGCAAGCCCCTCAAGCATTAGATCCAGGCCAATATCAGCGACTAAAGATGGGCTGCCAATGGCTAAATTCAGTGGAATGGCGAGTGAGACGCCATCGTCAGTCTGCATCACGCCTAGCCCTCTCGCTTCAAAGGAGGCTAACTCATCGGCAGAGAATCGGTCTGCCTCAGCGTCAACGGTAATGCGGCCATGGATCATGCTGTGGGCGCGATAGCCAACCGTCGCAAATTCATTTGTAATGCTGGGGTCGACGGTGGCGTCATACCCTTTGTATTTATCCAGCTCGATGCCCTGTGCTGGTAAGAACTCGTTATAGGTAATGTATTGCTGCTCGGCACCTACAACTTTTCTAGCAATTTGAAACTTAGTTTCTTCTTTCAGATGCTGAGGCAGTGCATCAACAATCCGGTTGTGCTCGCGGGCAAACAGGTTATGAATTGACGTTAGCGCAATATTCTCATTGGCCCGCACGTCGCCTGCGATTACGCGCTGATCGGGGGTACCCCTCAGCCGTCCATTTAATTCCATCATAGGGGCGGCATCAGCGTCTCCTCGGGCGGTCGCCAATGGGAGAAAGCCATCTGCTGTCAATAGTAAACGCGCACTGTTGTTGCTTAAGTCACCATCCACCGGACCTTCCCGCAACCACTCTAGACGCTCTTCGGTGCCGCCATAGATGGCCCACCCATCAATGAAGGAGCTGACGGTGTTCACATGCTCTCGGGGTGTTGTCTCACCTGTGCCGGGGGCGGGTTGCGATCGCAAAAATCGGATAGAACCCAAATCATTTTGAAACCCTTCAAGTGGATCACCATTATTGAAGGGTAAGGCAGCATCCTCATCCCCAGACTGTCTGAGGCCAAAAGTGTGATCTAGAAACTGCCCCCAATAGCCAGCCCACTGTGAGACACCATTCTCAGAGAACAGATTTTGGCCCAAATCTGAGAAGATGCGGTTGCTGATAAACCGAGGGTCTGGGCCTTCTAGCACCTCACTCAGACCGTCAGCGTAGTTGGCGTCGGTATTGCGGGAGTACTGAGTCCCCACCTGACCCAAGGATCGGTCAAAGCGGTTGTTGCCTGAGCCGTCGAGACTGCGTGTCTTGAACCTAAAAGATCTCGGAACAAAGGGTCTCCTGGGGCTAGACCGTCTAAACGCATCAATAAACTCTCGAATAGAAGTCTGAAGATCGTCAAAAGAGGCCTGAAAATCATCAAAATCTCGTGAGCCAGTCAGTTCCTTACTCTTGTTGAAAATGTTATCTAGATTTGGCTCTAAAGAATTCAGATTAACCTTATGCTTCGTCGATAATTTATTTGATGAACTCCCAATATTTTTCCCTATGTTCAGAGATCTCTGGGAAAAAAGTATAGAACCCAGCGAACCATTGCTCTGAGAGAAATCTAAATGCTTCAGCGAACCATGTTTTGCCAATGAAAGATTTTTCATTTCACGCACCAACCAAATACCTCTAATACACACAAAGGTAGGCTGCAATATCGATTTAACATGAATCTCTACTCAGCTAGATGCTCTAACTGGTACTCCTTGTCTTGCCCTATCCTCTTGCTTATCGACAATAACAGCGAGTCAGAACTTAGATGCATTCTTATTTGAGACTTTTCCATCAAAGGGATGAGGGAAAGGCGATGGAGGAAAAGAGTTCTAGAGACCTACTGCCTAAGACTCATGTAGTTTAATCTCCCCGTGTAAAAATAACTATCTCGAATAAAGATCATTGTCAATGAACCTACTAGTCAGCGTTTTTTCTGTGTAAATTGAACTGTAAATAGTGGCCTTGTCTGTGCATTTATAGAAATATTCTCTACAGTGAAAAAAGACGACTGTCAACGGTATTGCCTACATATTCTATGGCAAAAGGATATTCTTAAGAATAGATTTACGAGCCGATCTCTACTGCTGACGTAAACCGGCTGTTTGACCGTATTCAGTGTTGCTTTATCTAAACTTGCGTTAATTTTTGCGGAAGTAAGTTTTATTGTGTAAATCAACGATCTGTTATACAGGGGTATAGCTGAGGGCCCGTCTGTTGCTTTAGCCGTACCCCAGCACTATTCTTGCCATCATCAGGTTGCCGCTGATCAGGCTCCGCTGCTGCCAGAGCAACAGTACCCCGCTCACCATGACAAACGACGTGACAAGCTGGCGAAAGCGTTGTTCGCTAATCCGCTCTAAAACAATGTGAGCTAGCCAGTTGCCTGGAAATGCTGCCAGACCAATCAAAACGCCATAGCCGATATGGGCCTGAGTCAGTGCTCCAAAAGCAGCATAGGCAATCAGCTTTACACCGTGTATTAAGACTCGGGTGGCTGATTGCGTCGCCAAGAGCGCTTCTTTCTGTAGCCCATAATTAAGGTAAAACGGCACTAGCAGCGGCCCCATACTGCCAATTACGCCAGACAGAAAGGCATAGACAAAGCTGGCGGGCAAAAAATACCAGGCCTTCACTTCAAAAGAGGTGGACTCTCCCTTGAAGGCATAGCTATAGGCTGACAGCAGCAGGAATACCGCCACTAAAATCCCGAGCCATTCTACGTGGAGTCTCGTGAAGGTAAAAGCCCCCAGGCCCGCTCCAACGACTGCGCCCGGAATATCCCATCGGAGCACCTGCCAATCTACATGCTGCCGGTAGACATAAGCTCGCTCTGTATTGCCAAAGATGCCGCCAATTGTGATCACGGGCGCTAGCGCTGCCGTGCCGAGGAACAGGCTGATCATGGGGATTAAAATCAGAGAGCTTCCCCCGCCCGCCACTGAACTAATAAACCAACCCACGGCACTTGCGATGCTCAGCCAAATTAGGGTCATAGAAAAACGGCTCTTTGTGCTTTACCGGGCATATCTACAGAACGTTATGGCAACACTTAACTTAATATTAACCTGATGTTAAAGCGGTACACGTACTGATTAGGGCATAAAAATATCTGAACCCATCTATGCCAAGGAAGGGCTGTCCTAACTCAGCCGGGGACTGCTATAAAGTCTTGTTCGATCCGGTTTGTTGCTGCGGAATCAACGGAGTGGGGCTGCGTCGTGACAGCTTTCGTCGCCTCTGCTTTGTTTTGTGGGGATGGGCGCAAAGGTCGACGATCAAGCCTAAACTAGATGGGGTCGGTTTCAGCCGTTCTTGCTGTGGTGGCTTTGATATTTTATATTCGCCGCTCATTTTTTTATTAAGGAGAAATCACTCGTATGTCCGGCTCTTCTCAGAATGCTCCTCTGCTGCTGCGGGCTGCCCGTGGTGAATCTGTCGATCGCCCGCCTGTGTGGATGATGCGACAGGCCGGTCGCTACATGAAGGCCTATCGAGATTTGCGAGAAAAGTATCCGACGTTTCGAGAGCGCTCTGAGATCCCTGATGTGGCAATTCAGGTGTCGCTGCAGCCTTGGAAGTCTTTTCAGCCCGATGGTGTGATTCTGTTCTCTGATATTGTGACGCCGCTGCCGGGCATGGGCATCGAGATGGATATCGCAGAGGGCAAGGGACCGATTATTGCCGATCCGATTCGAACAATGGAGCAGGTTAATCAGATCCATGATCTAGAGCCTGATGAGTCCGTTCCTTTTATTCGTCCCATTCTCAAGGCGCTGCGAGATGAGGTAGGCGATCAGTCTACGGTCCTTGGCTTTGTCGGTGCGCCTTGGACGTTGGCGGCCTACGCGGTAGAAGGGAAAGGCTCGAAAAACTACTCAATTATTAAGAGTATGGCGTTCAATGAGCCGAAGGTTCTCCATGCGCTACTGAGTAAGATTGCAGATTCCATTGCGATTTACGTTCGTCACCAGATCGACTGTGGCGCGCAGGTGGTACAGATGTTTGATTCCTGGGCCGGTCAGCTTAGCCCTCAAGATTTTGAAACGATTGCTTTGCCCTATCAAAAACAGGTGGTGGAGCAGGTGCGCCAGACTCACCCTGATACGCCGTTGATTTCCCTCGCCAGCGGCAGTGCTGGGATTCTGGAGCGGATGGCCAAGTCTGGCGTCGATATCATCAGCGTGGACTGGACCGTGGATATGGCGGAGGCCCGGAAGCGTTTAGGGTCAGAGATGATGGTGCAGGGCAATATGGATCCGGGTGTGCTCTATGGGTCGCAGGAGTTTATTTGCGATCGCATCCACGACATCGTTAAAAAAGCAGGCAACAAAGGCCACATCATGAACCTCGGTCACGGTGTTTTGCCCACGACCCCAGAAGAGAACGTGGCGTTCTTTTTTGAGACCGTGAAGCAGATGAGCTACTAACGCCCCATGCGGGTTTTAGTTACTGGGGCTAGCGGCTGTATTGGTCACTATATTTGTGAAGCGCTGATTCAGCAAACCGATCACGAGCTATTTCTCTTGGTTCGTGATCCGGCCAAGCTGAAGATCGACGTGAGTGCTCGTCCTGGCGTTCACGTTCTCACGGTAAATCTGCGAGACCTTTCGCCCCTGCAGGAGTTGCTGCCGACCATCAATCAGGCCATCCTCACTGCAACGGCTTGGGGGGACCCGGTAGAGACCTTTGACCTCAACGTCACTAAAACACTAGAGCTAATTCAGCAACTCGATCCGCAGGTGTGCCAGCAGGTGCTGTACTTTTCCACCGCCAGCATTCTCAGCCGAGAAGAGGAGTTATTACCTCAGGCAGGAGAAATTGGAACGGATTACATTCGCTCTAAGTATCAATGCTTCGAGCAACTGCAGCAGTTAGAGTTGACACCTAAAGTTGTGACCGTCTTTCCGACACTGGTATTCGGAGGCGATGAAAACAAGCCAGACTCTCACCTGTCAGGTGGTTTGCCTGAAGTGATGCGATGGGCCAGCTTACTGCGCTTTTTTAAGATGGAGGGGAGTTTCCATTTTATTCATGGTCGAGATATTGCCCAAGTTATCTGTTACCTAGTGCAGCATCCAGAGGCTGCGCCTAGCGATCGACTGGTGCTGGGGAGTCGAAGCATGACCGTGAATGAATTTATTGAGGCGGTTTGTAAGGTGTGCGACAAAAGAGCCTTTTTCAAAATCAATCTTTCACCCGTACTCACCAATCTAGTGATTAAGCTTTTCAATATCCAAATGGCAGATTGGGATAGATTTTGCTTAGACTACCGCCACTTTAGCTATCCTCATGCCATTAATCCTGCGACCGTTGGCCTAACAAGCTATTGCTCCACTCTTCGAGACTTACTCCGGCTCACCACTGCACTAAAGATATAGGTGAAGGCAACAGTGAAGAAATCAGGATAAATCTACGTCGCGTAATTCTACATCTCTCGAGCGAACGGGATTGAACTCAATTTTTGCCAATTCTTCTGCAAGTTCTGGCGGCATCGCCAGTACCTCACTAAGACTTTTACCCGTCTCTGAAAGCCTGTGGTATTCATCTATCGTCAACAAAACATGGGTGGGAATGCCTTCGTCTGTTATGAATACCGGCCCATGCTTCGCAGCTCGCTCGGCTTTGTCCACATCTTGATTAAATTCTCGACTCGAAAAGCTTTGCAAAGTACCAAGACTCCTGCAGCGTAGCAGTGTACTGACATCATAGAAGCTCATCCTTACAGAGCTGCTGAAAAATTTTACACAAACGTCCGGTCAGAACTACCTCTATAATAAAGAGCGATTAGCAAGTTCTATAACGTTCAACCTGCCTGTGTTTGCTCTTAGCGGCTACGAATATCTTCTCGGCTTTCTCCTTCTCTGCAGCCTTGTCCCGGCCTTGGCTCTCAGCGCCTCTAAGGTTCTGCGGCCCAGTAATCGCGGACCAGAACGACGCACCACCTATGAATCAGGTATGGAGCCGGTCGGCGGTGCCTGGATTCAATTCAACATCCGCTATTATATGTTTGCTCTAGTGTTTGTTGTCTTCGATGTAGAGACGGTCTTTCTCTATCCCTGGGCTGTCGCGTTCCACAAATTAGGCGTTCTAGGCTTTGTTGAGGCCCTGATCTTCATCGCTATCCTGATTGTGGGCTTGGTCTACGCATGGCGAAAGGGTGCCTTAGAGTGGTCTTAGGCCGCATCACATTGACCCAGACTTTTTGATTTCCTTATAAACGCACTCAAAGGAGCAGACGTGTCAGACTCTTCACCAGAAAGCAAAGCATCCCCTGAGCAGTCTGAAGCAGAAGAAACCCAGACTGAAGAAACCCAAGAAGCGCCGATTGTCGAAGCAGGGCCAATCTCAAAACGAATGGCTCAGATGGGGGTTGAGCAGGAAACATTAGGGGTTGATCACCTGGGCACCGAGATCATTAAGGTTGATCGTGATGGCCTTCTATCCCTCTGTGCGGCCCTCAAAGAAGATGGCTTCAATTACCTTCAGTGTCAGGCAGGCTACGACGCCGGACCCGGAGAAGATCTGGTCAGTATGTATCACCTGCTCAAGGTAGATAACGACGTTGTGCGTCCTGAAGAAGTGCGCGTCAAGGTCTTTTTGCCCCGCACCGACCCCCGTATTCCTTCTGTTTATTGGATTTGGAAAACAGCCGACTGGCAGGAGCGCGAAACCTATGACATGTATGGCATCGTTTATGAAGGTCATCCCAACATGAAACGGTTGCTAATGCCTGAAGATTGGGTGGGTTGGCCAATGCGTAAGGACTATATCAGTCCTGACTTTTATGAGCTTCAAGATGCGTACTAAACGTTAAGAAGCATTTTGAGTCGGTGACTTAATTGAGGCTTGACTCGATGTTCTTTGGTGGGGCTTCAGTTTATGAAGTCCTTTTTACTGGGTGCTCTGCCCTATGACGTCACTAGAGAAAATGGTAGGGTGAAGCTACCGGCTGATTCCCATAGAGTTTTGAACAACGAGCGGAGGCAAATCCCCATGAATACAGCATCTGACGGCGCTCATCAGGCTAGCGAAAAGAGCCTTGATACGATGCGTAAGTTTGCCCAAACCTATGCCCAGCGCTCTGGTACTTACTTCTGCTCTGATGCAGGGACAACGGCAGTTGTGATCGAGGGGCTGGCTAAGCATAAAGAAGATCTAGGTGCACCTCTCTGTCCATGCCGTTTCTATGAAGACAAAGAAGCTGAGGTCAAATCGACCTACTGGAATTGCCCTTGTGTGCCGATGCGCGAACGGCATGAGTGTCACTGCATGTTGTTTTTGACGGAAGACAACCCTTTCGCCGGAGACAAGCAAGAAATTACGGTGGAAGAGATTCGCGCTGAAACCAATAAGTATTAACGAACGGTTGGTTCGATACGGAATATCTTGAATTGAGGCTGGCGAATAGAATTCGCGCCTGTCAGAACAGGACTTGCCTGCGCAGGTTATATGCATCACGTCTTCCAGCAATCCGCGGGGTGAGTTCTGAGAATGTGGCTGCAGCCGCTAATCCGCTAATCTTTAGGATTGAGCCTTGAGGTTCTTCAGCATTTTACGCAAGGCTGCTCGCCAGTGGGGCGGATGATCGTTCAGCAACGGTCGTATTTTGCTGTTGTTAAGCACAGAATAGCTAGGGCGTTGGGCTGTTGTGGGATATTCGGCTGTGGTAATCGGAATGACGTTGGGTTTTTGAGTGATCAGAGCCAGTTGATGGGCTTCTTCAAAGATTGCGATCGCAAAGTCGTACCAGCTACACACCCCGCTGTTGGTAAAGTGATAGACACCGTAAAAATCATCGCTGGTGTTCTCAGAAGCCTGCACTAAATGGGCCACCGCCTCAGCAATATGCTGCGCCCACGTAGGCGTCCCCACCTGATCGGCCACTACACGCACCTCTGGACGTTCGTTGCTCAGACGCAGCATTGTTTTAACAAAATTGCCTTTGCCGTATACACCGTATACCCAGGCGGTGCGCAGAATGATGTTGCGATCGCACCCCTGCTGCACCTCTAATTCCCCAGCCAGCTTAGATTTTCCATAAATACCCAGCGGTCCAGGAAGATCCTGCTCTAGATAAGGAACGCTGTTATCACCCTTGAAAACGTAGTCTGTCGAAAGATGGATTAGCGTTGCCCCCAGCTCTTGAACTGCTTCAGCTATAACCTTTGGGGCTGTGCCATTGATGGCATAGGCCATCTCGACCTCAGCCTCAGCCTTATCCACTGCCGTGTAGGCTGCTGCATTGATCACAACTTCAGGACGCGTTGCGGCAATCACCTGACGGATCTTGTCCGACTCTAATAGGTCTAGATCGGATCTGCCCACAGCAACCACTTCAGCCAGCGGTGAAAGAACCTGATGGAGGACTTGCCCTACCTGTCCCTGAGCGCCTATTAACAAGATCTTGCCCATAGAATTCCTTTGTAGAGCGATGCCGGTTCTGACTCATGGGGAAATGCTTGCGATCGCACCTTAGCGATAGGGAAAGCATCATCAGTCATCCTGGCTGTCCCAAATATAAATTAAGTTCAGTCGTTTTTTGTCCATACCTAGCGCCATATCTTAAGAGCCACACAGGTGTCTCACTGAAAATTGCTGCTGTTCCGTTTTTGAAACCGAATCCTTAGCGGAAAAAGCATCGGCTAGAATTAGCCTGAGATATTGCAGCCTGACTCAAGATCTGGGGACGTCGCAGTCAGCGCCAAAGTAATGATTTTTAGGGGTAAACGCAATGAATAAAAAACAGTGGATGAGTCAAGGACCGCGCTGGAGTGCATTGGCAGCTATGTTACTGGCCTTGGGGACACAAATCCCAGGGCCTGCGATTGCTAAACCTCAGCCTGATCACACTATCAAAGCCTGTACCGATGAAGAGGTGATGCTGCCTTCTCATCCTGACGTGAAGATTCTCCGGCAACTTTTCGAGCGCTATGCCAGCGGAGAAACGCTTCAAACAGAGCTAGGGATGACCCGACTGGACTTTGCTCAGAGCCTCAATCGCTTTGTGAGTCGAGTCGATGCAGGTCAAGCACCAAACAGCAAAATTCAGCTCCGCTCTGCAGATTTAGCCTTACTGGAAAAACTCAAGCGAAATTACGCCACTGAGCTGGCATCACTGCGACAGCCCCGTCCTGTTGATAGGGAGAATGGTTTTTATCCTGCCCCCGGTCGCTTCGGAGGTTCGCCCTCTTCACTTCGAGGTACCGTTGGTCAATTAAATCAAGCAGCACCGGCTCCCTTTAGTCGCAGCCAGTCCCTAACCGAACAAAAGTCTAGAGCCATCGGTTCTCGCACCAGAGCTATCCAGAAACCCAGCTTGTCTCCGCGTCCTTTACCCCCCATCAATGGGGACATCGATCGCATTCATCCACCGGGCACCTTCAGTACCGAAGAATACGATCGCATCAACGAAAACCCTTTTCAGCGACCCACTCAAGCCCCACTATCTACCTTCTCTATCGATGTAGACACCGCTTCCTACAGCAATGTCCGTCGCTTTGTGCGCCAGGGACAGCTCCCCCCTAAAGATGCGGTGCGCCTAGAGGAGATGATTAACTACTTTTCCTATGACTATCCGCAGCCCACAGGCGACCAGCCCTTCTCCGTCACCACAGAGGTCGCCACAACCCCCTGGAACGCTAAAAATAAGCTTGTCCAAGTGGGTCTCAAAGGGAAAGAGTTGACCACTCAACAACCCAGCAATCTCGTCTTTTTGATGGATGTTTCGGGTTCTATGCGGCAGGCTAATAAGCTACCGCTGGTCAAAAAGTCGCTATGCCAGCTTGTCCAGCAGCTCGACGTCCAGGATAAAGTGAGCATCGTCGTCTATGCCGGTAATGCGGGCGTGGTGCTGGAGCCTACACTCGGCAGTCAGAAAACAAAGATTATGGAGGCTATCAACCGCCTAGAGGCCGGTGGAACCACTGCAGGCGGTGAAGGCATCGTTAAAGCCTATGACTTGGCAAAGCGAAATTTGCTCAAGGACGGCAATAACCGGGTGATTCTAGCCACCGATGGCGACTTCAATGTCGGCGTCTCCAGTGATGCAGAGCTAGAGCGCTTAATTGAGAAGAAGCGAGATGAAGGCATCTTTTTGACTGTATTGGGCTTCGGCACCGGCAACTACAAAGACGCCAAGATGGAGCTATTGGCCGATAAGGGTAATGGTAACTATGCCTA
This window contains:
- the rfbD gene encoding dTDP-4-dehydrorhamnose reductase, with the protein product MGKILLIGAQGQVGQVLHQVLSPLAEVVAVGRSDLDLLESDKIRQVIAATRPEVVINAAAYTAVDKAEAEVEMAYAINGTAPKVIAEAVQELGATLIHLSTDYVFKGDNSVPYLEQDLPGPLGIYGKSKLAGELEVQQGCDRNIILRTAWVYGVYGKGNFVKTMLRLSNERPEVRVVADQVGTPTWAQHIAEAVAHLVQASENTSDDFYGVYHFTNSGVCSWYDFAIAIFEEAHQLALITQKPNVIPITTAEYPTTAQRPSYSVLNNSKIRPLLNDHPPHWRAALRKMLKNLKAQS
- a CDS encoding NAD(P)H-quinone oxidoreductase subunit 3, with the translated sequence MFALSGYEYLLGFLLLCSLVPALALSASKVLRPSNRGPERRTTYESGMEPVGGAWIQFNIRYYMFALVFVVFDVETVFLYPWAVAFHKLGVLGFVEALIFIAILIVGLVYAWRKGALEWS
- a CDS encoding ferredoxin-thioredoxin reductase catalytic domain-containing protein yields the protein MNTASDGAHQASEKSLDTMRKFAQTYAQRSGTYFCSDAGTTAVVIEGLAKHKEDLGAPLCPCRFYEDKEAEVKSTYWNCPCVPMRERHECHCMLFLTEDNPFAGDKQEITVEEIRAETNKY
- a CDS encoding NAD(P)H-quinone oxidoreductase subunit J, which translates into the protein MSDSSPESKASPEQSEAEETQTEETQEAPIVEAGPISKRMAQMGVEQETLGVDHLGTEIIKVDRDGLLSLCAALKEDGFNYLQCQAGYDAGPGEDLVSMYHLLKVDNDVVRPEEVRVKVFLPRTDPRIPSVYWIWKTADWQERETYDMYGIVYEGHPNMKRLLMPEDWVGWPMRKDYISPDFYELQDAY
- a CDS encoding vWA domain-containing protein; the encoded protein is MNKKQWMSQGPRWSALAAMLLALGTQIPGPAIAKPQPDHTIKACTDEEVMLPSHPDVKILRQLFERYASGETLQTELGMTRLDFAQSLNRFVSRVDAGQAPNSKIQLRSADLALLEKLKRNYATELASLRQPRPVDRENGFYPAPGRFGGSPSSLRGTVGQLNQAAPAPFSRSQSLTEQKSRAIGSRTRAIQKPSLSPRPLPPINGDIDRIHPPGTFSTEEYDRINENPFQRPTQAPLSTFSIDVDTASYSNVRRFVRQGQLPPKDAVRLEEMINYFSYDYPQPTGDQPFSVTTEVATTPWNAKNKLVQVGLKGKELTTQQPSNLVFLMDVSGSMRQANKLPLVKKSLCQLVQQLDVQDKVSIVVYAGNAGVVLEPTLGSQKTKIMEAINRLEAGGTTAGGEGIVKAYDLAKRNLLKDGNNRVILATDGDFNVGVSSDAELERLIEKKRDEGIFLTVLGFGTGNYKDAKMELLADKGNGNYAYLDNILEAQKVLVHDLRSTLFTIAKDVKIQVEFNPDKVQAYRLIGYENRLLRAEDFNDDRKDAGEIGSGHTVTALYEVIPAGVETDIELPDVDPLKYQKPQASDSGSDELMQVKLRYKAPTGRKSQLISQPITEGSGTIGSASDNLKFSSAVAMFGMMLRESELKGDTSYASVLELAKQSQGEDQRGYRQGFIDLVESSQKLSQTRAELD